In Paenibacillus sp. 1781tsa1, one DNA window encodes the following:
- a CDS encoding UDP-N-acetylglucosamine 1-carboxyvinyltransferase, with the protein MEKLMISGGRPLQGTVTISGAKNSAIALIPAALLAESEVVLDNLPLLSDVAVYAEILEELGAHVTWEGSQMKIDPSDIKSIPMPNGPVKKLRASYYMMGALLGRFKEATIGLPGGCNFEPRPIDQHIKGFEALGATVTNEHGSIHLHAKELRGAKIYLDVSSVGATINIMLAATRAKGSTIIENAAKEPEIIDVATLLNSMGASIKGAGTETIRIEGVSELKGCRHSIIPDRIQAGTYMIAAAATRGDVLIDNVIPKHLEALTAKLLEMGVGIEELDESIRVIGKPNYNHVDVKALVYPGFPTDLQSPMTSVLTQATGVSVLSDFVYSNRFKHVPELVRMGAKIRVEGRSAIIEGSALNAAKVKASDLRAGAALVIAGLTVSEGVTEVTGVEYIDRGYDHLVTNLRLLGADVWRETD; encoded by the coding sequence ATGGAAAAATTGATGATTAGTGGCGGACGTCCGTTACAGGGAACTGTAACTATAAGCGGCGCCAAGAACAGCGCCATTGCGCTTATTCCTGCAGCATTGCTTGCCGAGTCAGAAGTCGTGTTGGACAACCTGCCGCTTTTGAGTGATGTGGCGGTTTATGCAGAAATTTTGGAGGAACTCGGAGCACATGTGACTTGGGAAGGCAGTCAGATGAAAATTGACCCTTCTGATATCAAATCGATTCCTATGCCGAATGGTCCCGTGAAGAAGCTTCGTGCTTCGTATTACATGATGGGTGCATTGCTAGGACGTTTCAAAGAAGCAACCATAGGTTTACCAGGGGGCTGTAATTTTGAGCCTCGTCCAATTGATCAACATATCAAAGGATTTGAAGCGCTTGGCGCAACCGTAACGAACGAACATGGCTCCATTCATTTGCATGCCAAAGAGCTGCGCGGAGCAAAAATTTATCTTGATGTAAGCAGTGTCGGCGCAACCATTAATATCATGCTGGCGGCTACTCGTGCCAAAGGCTCTACAATTATCGAAAACGCGGCTAAAGAGCCTGAGATTATAGATGTAGCAACACTTCTAAATTCCATGGGTGCCAGCATCAAGGGTGCTGGTACCGAAACGATCCGTATTGAAGGGGTCTCGGAGCTTAAAGGCTGCCGTCATTCCATCATTCCGGACCGTATACAAGCGGGAACGTATATGATCGCTGCAGCAGCGACGCGTGGAGATGTTCTGATTGACAATGTGATTCCCAAACATCTGGAAGCTTTAACGGCAAAGCTGTTGGAGATGGGTGTTGGCATTGAAGAATTGGATGAAAGTATACGTGTTATTGGCAAACCGAACTATAATCATGTCGACGTGAAGGCACTTGTGTATCCTGGTTTTCCGACGGATCTACAGTCACCAATGACCAGTGTTTTAACACAGGCAACCGGTGTAAGTGTCCTGAGCGACTTTGTATACAGCAATCGGTTTAAGCATGTGCCTGAATTGGTACGGATGGGCGCAAAGATTCGAGTAGAAGGACGGTCAGCGATTATTGAAGGCAGTGCATTAAACGCGGCCAAAGTAAAAGCATCCGATCTTCGCGCTGGAGCAGCGCTGGTGATTGCAGGTCTCACCGTCAGTGAGGGTGTGACTGAAGTAACTGGGGTCGAATATATCGACCGTGGTTATGATCATCTGGTGACTAACCTGCGCTTGCTCGGTGCAGATGTGTGGCGGGAAACGGATTAA
- the rho gene encoding transcription termination factor Rho, with protein MDLQISDLEEMKLTDLYKLAKKYQIPYYGTLKKKELIFAILRAQAEQSGLMFMQGVLEILPEGYGFLRPINYLPSTEDIYISASQIRKFDLRTGDLVSGKCRTPKENERYFGLLQVNAVNGENPSAAAERLHFPALTPLYPQKKLVLETSPNHLSTRIMDVLAPVGLGQRGLIVAPPKAGKTLLLKEIANSISTNNPEIELFVLLIDERPEEVTDMSRSVKGEVVASTFDELPENHIKVAELVLERALRLVEAKKDVVILLDSITRLARAYNLVIPPSGRTLSGGIDPAAFHRPKRFFGSARNVEEGGSLTILATALIDTGSRMDDVIYEEFKGTGNMELHLDRRLAERRIFPAIDIRRSGTRREEVLLSKEELDTIWAIRKNMNDSHDFVEGFLKKLRNSKTNAEFLAAFDSAGNSPTSNSGTTTTRRSPRQTATSGTST; from the coding sequence ATGGATCTACAAATTTCCGATTTGGAAGAAATGAAACTAACGGACCTCTACAAACTGGCCAAAAAATATCAGATACCTTACTATGGTACGTTAAAAAAGAAAGAATTAATCTTTGCTATACTGCGCGCACAAGCCGAACAGAGCGGTCTGATGTTCATGCAAGGCGTACTAGAGATTTTACCTGAAGGTTACGGATTTCTTCGGCCGATTAACTACTTGCCAAGTACGGAAGACATCTACATCTCGGCTTCTCAGATTCGCAAGTTTGACCTAAGAACAGGCGACCTCGTATCAGGTAAATGTAGAACGCCTAAGGAAAACGAGAGATACTTCGGTTTGTTGCAAGTCAACGCTGTAAATGGTGAGAATCCATCGGCGGCTGCAGAGCGACTTCACTTCCCGGCACTAACCCCACTGTATCCGCAGAAAAAACTGGTTCTCGAAACATCCCCCAACCATTTGTCCACACGCATTATGGATGTGCTCGCCCCGGTAGGATTGGGACAGCGCGGATTGATCGTAGCACCTCCCAAAGCGGGTAAAACGCTTCTCCTCAAAGAAATTGCCAACAGCATCTCAACTAACAATCCTGAAATTGAACTGTTTGTCCTGTTGATTGATGAACGTCCAGAGGAAGTAACGGATATGTCGCGTTCGGTAAAAGGGGAAGTTGTGGCTTCGACATTTGATGAACTGCCTGAGAATCATATTAAAGTGGCGGAATTGGTACTTGAGCGTGCGCTTCGTCTCGTTGAGGCCAAAAAGGATGTTGTTATCCTGCTGGATAGCATTACGCGTCTTGCCCGTGCATATAACCTGGTTATTCCACCATCCGGTCGTACACTTAGTGGTGGTATTGATCCGGCTGCATTCCATCGTCCGAAACGTTTCTTCGGTTCTGCCCGGAATGTGGAAGAAGGCGGAAGCTTGACCATCCTGGCAACTGCATTGATTGATACCGGATCACGTATGGATGACGTCATTTATGAAGAATTTAAGGGTACGGGTAATATGGAACTTCATCTGGACCGTCGTCTGGCAGAGCGCCGCATATTCCCGGCAATCGACATTCGTCGTTCCGGCACACGCCGTGAAGAAGTGTTGCTCAGCAAGGAAGAGTTGGATACAATCTGGGCAATTCGTAAAAACATGAATGATTCCCATGACTTTGTCGAAGGATTCCTGAAGAAACTTCGTAACAGCAAGACAAATGCAGAGTTTTTGGCGGCATTTGATTCGGCTGGTAATAGCCCGACAAGCAATTCCGGGACAACAACCACCCGTCGCTCACCTAGACAGACAGCTACGTCAGGTACTTCGACGTAA
- a CDS encoding radical SAM protein: MYLVYADEKGNVFDHPSLYGLARSGDMIVEIMEDELIPLPEGATLVGLPSTRPIGMDPDTGEMLPMPTDTQAVGALLPQGFTRLCLPGYVKTDKEYKLPLFGYSAVVWKDGGFYVTASKSDSPDKWNPLNCDRDDVRSGVKRLTEQYPENRLYTHLSNCALGYECLTSSNTFLNRWEGGVPVSYSCNAGCFGCISEQPDDSGFVSPQTRMNFRPRVDEIVEVMLEHLKTPESIISFGQGCEGEPSTQAKLIIEAIREVRSVTDMGYININTNAGLNDHIRGIVDAGLDLMRVSTISARDDHYNAYYKPRGYTLANVEKSMKYAAQQGVYTSINYLIFPGVTDREEEIEAMIEFARRTDLRLIQMRNLNIDPESYLELIPPAQGDILGMKQMIEIFEDELPDVVIGSYTHVPPAGMARPKRLITS, translated from the coding sequence ATGTATTTAGTATACGCAGATGAAAAAGGTAATGTATTTGATCATCCTTCCCTGTACGGGCTTGCCCGCAGTGGAGATATGATCGTGGAGATTATGGAAGACGAACTTATCCCTTTGCCAGAGGGCGCAACGTTGGTTGGACTCCCGAGCACCCGGCCCATTGGTATGGACCCGGACACCGGTGAGATGCTGCCAATGCCAACGGACACACAGGCTGTAGGTGCTTTGCTTCCGCAAGGATTTACTCGTTTGTGCCTCCCGGGATATGTGAAGACGGATAAGGAGTATAAGTTGCCGTTGTTCGGTTATTCCGCAGTAGTATGGAAAGATGGTGGTTTCTATGTCACCGCTTCGAAGTCGGATAGTCCTGACAAATGGAATCCGCTCAACTGTGACCGTGACGATGTGCGTTCCGGGGTTAAACGATTGACAGAGCAATACCCCGAGAACCGTCTCTACACCCATCTATCCAACTGTGCTCTTGGATATGAATGTTTAACTTCATCGAACACGTTCCTGAACCGTTGGGAAGGTGGAGTACCAGTATCCTATTCTTGCAATGCAGGTTGTTTCGGGTGTATCTCCGAGCAACCGGATGATAGCGGCTTTGTTTCCCCGCAGACACGTATGAACTTCCGACCACGTGTGGATGAGATTGTGGAGGTTATGCTGGAACACCTGAAGACGCCGGAGTCCATCATTAGCTTTGGACAAGGTTGTGAAGGGGAGCCTTCTACGCAGGCTAAGCTGATTATTGAAGCGATTCGCGAAGTACGTTCTGTAACGGACATGGGGTATATCAACATTAATACCAATGCCGGTCTGAACGATCATATTAGAGGTATTGTAGATGCTGGATTGGATCTGATGCGCGTAAGTACAATTAGCGCACGGGATGACCACTATAACGCCTACTATAAACCGCGTGGTTATACCTTAGCCAATGTTGAAAAGTCGATGAAATACGCGGCGCAGCAGGGTGTATACACCTCGATTAACTATTTGATCTTCCCGGGTGTAACGGATCGTGAAGAAGAGATTGAGGCGATGATTGAGTTTGCGAGAAGAACCGATCTACGCTTGATTCAGATGCGTAACCTCAATATTGATCCGGAGAGTTATCTGGAATTAATTCCTCCTGCTCAAGGCGATATCTTGGGCATGAAGCAGATGATTGAGATCTTTGAAGACGAGTTGCCTGATGTTGTGATCGGATCGTATACCCATGTTCCACCAGCTGGAATGGCACGTCCAAAACGGTTGATTACCTCTTAA
- the rpmE gene encoding 50S ribosomal protein L31 has product MKEAIHPNYTIGQVSCACGNTFETGSVKDGLRVEICSACHPFFTGKQKFIDAGGRVDRFKKKYGI; this is encoded by the coding sequence ATGAAAGAAGCAATTCATCCTAATTACACGATTGGTCAAGTATCTTGCGCTTGCGGGAATACTTTTGAGACAGGTTCGGTTAAAGACGGACTTCGTGTAGAGATTTGCTCCGCGTGCCACCCGTTCTTCACAGGTAAACAGAAGTTTATCGATGCTGGCGGCCGTGTTGATCGTTTCAAGAAGAAATACGGAATCTAA